In the Prochlorococcus sp. MIT 1307 genome, one interval contains:
- a CDS encoding pentapeptide repeat-containing protein — MICLLLMVSPAQARLDQGEEVPNYVRSDITGFDFHDQDLSKSSIAGAIARDANFSGVDLHGTVLTLSDLKGSNLQGINLTDTLSDRVNFQKTDLRNAILTNMIAAGSSFAGARIEGADFTYAVLDSDDQKNLCKIAEGINPVTGIATKDSLECASQGETYKPAMPGR, encoded by the coding sequence ATGATTTGCCTTCTTCTTATGGTTTCTCCTGCGCAAGCGAGACTAGATCAAGGTGAGGAAGTGCCCAACTATGTCCGATCTGACATAACTGGTTTTGATTTCCATGATCAAGACCTTTCCAAATCTTCTATTGCTGGCGCTATTGCCAGAGATGCAAACTTTAGTGGAGTAGATCTCCATGGCACTGTATTAACTCTCTCCGATCTCAAGGGATCTAACCTTCAAGGGATAAATCTTACAGATACACTTTCAGACAGAGTGAATTTTCAAAAAACCGATTTGCGCAATGCCATTTTAACCAACATGATTGCGGCTGGGAGCAGCTTTGCAGGTGCAAGAATTGAAGGGGCTGACTTTACCTATGCAGTTCTTGATAGCGATGACCAAAAAAATCTCTGCAAAATTGCAGAAGGTATAAATCCTGTAACAGGAATAGCCACTAAGGACAGCCTGGAATGTGCTTCTCAAGGGGAAACTTATAAGCCCGCAATGCCAGGAAGATAA
- a CDS encoding 3'-5' exonuclease, with protein sequence MSFARDDPSTSFPKMLLIIDTETTGLDPQTDECIEVGAILFHVLSRSVIAQHSFLLPVASNSAEPINRISAEVSRLEQPWQQAVLYFQNLIDVADVLVAHNTNFDREWFGKGPLPAISKPWLCTMNDIRWPSERQLRARPSVRDLALAYEVPVWNAHRALTDCLYIAEVFRRCDDLEVLLAHGLEPRKLMRAQVSFEQRYLAKKAGFTWNEPVRGAWTRRLSEREELLLDFAVTPIESID encoded by the coding sequence ATTTCTTTCGCCAGAGATGATCCTTCAACATCTTTCCCTAAGATGTTACTTATTATCGATACAGAAACTACTGGCCTCGATCCTCAAACAGATGAATGTATTGAGGTAGGCGCAATTTTGTTTCATGTGTTAAGCCGTTCTGTTATTGCGCAGCATTCGTTTCTGTTGCCAGTGGCTTCTAATAGTGCTGAACCTATTAACCGAATTTCAGCAGAAGTTTCAAGGTTGGAACAACCCTGGCAGCAGGCTGTGCTTTATTTTCAGAATTTGATTGATGTAGCTGATGTTTTGGTAGCACATAACACTAATTTTGATCGTGAGTGGTTTGGGAAGGGACCTTTACCGGCTATATCTAAGCCATGGTTATGTACTATGAATGACATCAGATGGCCATCTGAGCGGCAGTTAAGAGCCAGGCCTTCTGTTAGAGACCTTGCTTTGGCCTATGAAGTTCCAGTTTGGAATGCACACCGCGCGCTAACAGATTGCTTATATATTGCGGAAGTTTTTCGCCGTTGTGATGATTTAGAGGTTTTGTTGGCTCATGGACTGGAACCACGCAAATTAATGCGAGCCCAAGTTTCTTTTGAGCAGAGGTATTTAGCGAAGAAAGCTGGTTTTACTTGGAATGAACCGGTTCGTGGTGCTTGGACTCGCAGATTAAGCGAGAGAGAGGAACTTTTGTTGGACTTCGCTGTGACACCTATTGAAAGTATTGATTAG
- a CDS encoding GIY-YIG nuclease family protein, with translation MAEYVYLVRNGELYNIGRTDNIEKTKKILEPGKLEAVLQTSDSKSILKILQKNYSEKWLPQSNYFRLSKLEAIECKRQLEEGRSKNDFKPFFSGATLLITFLTAWLGISFLIIEFAIQPIFSQFN, from the coding sequence ATGGCTGAATACGTCTATTTGGTTCGCAATGGTGAACTATACAACATTGGTCGAACAGACAATATTGAAAAAACAAAAAAAATTCTCGAGCCAGGTAAATTAGAAGCAGTGCTTCAAACAAGTGACTCTAAGTCCATTTTAAAAATACTCCAAAAAAACTATTCTGAGAAATGGCTACCTCAATCCAATTATTTTCGACTATCTAAGTTAGAAGCAATTGAGTGCAAAAGGCAACTAGAAGAAGGTCGTAGCAAAAATGATTTCAAACCTTTTTTTAGCGGTGCAACTCTTCTTATTACTTTCCTTACAGCATGGCTTGGGATTTCATTCTTAATAATTGAATTTGCTATTCAACCTATTTTCAGTCAATTTAATTAA
- a CDS encoding DUF3288 family protein, whose product MKEQNHPLYSIDRDHIDRLLGKEKPEDGDIVDLARLMLRYEGFPGASDLHDDMRKTLKLWGLSRETLNQKARCIWDAGYRPGDKGEDVVGSGFDTKDAETI is encoded by the coding sequence ATGAAGGAGCAGAATCATCCTCTTTACTCTATTGATCGTGATCATATTGATCGATTGTTAGGCAAGGAGAAACCAGAAGATGGAGATATTGTGGATTTGGCAAGATTAATGCTTCGATATGAGGGCTTCCCTGGTGCATCAGATCTTCATGACGATATGCGCAAGACTCTTAAGCTATGGGGCCTTAGCAGAGAAACTTTAAATCAGAAAGCTCGTTGTATTTGGGACGCTGGTTACCGTCCTGGTGATAAAGGTGAGGATGTAGTTGGCTCTGGATTTGATACAAAAGATGCTGAAACCATCTAA
- a CDS encoding ABC transporter ATP-binding protein, whose protein sequence is MTSLRLDLIGRYLRPHRKQLLLGALALVLVNILSVAIPMEVRTIVDELKEGFSFNDVLKQAIWIVGLASSMGIVRLISRQLVFGVGRQVEVELRQRLFDHMLTQEPGWVQEVGSGEVISRATSDVENIRRLLGFTILSLTNTLLAYCFTIPAMIAIDPWLTLAAIALYPVMLGTVSLFGGRMVKQRKRQQESLANLSELIQEDLSGISAIKIYGQESSERKAFNQLNNNYRDSAIGLARTASTLFPLLQGISSISLLLLIALGSGQLEKGILSVGGLVALILYVERLVFPTAILGFTLNTFQVGQVSLERVEELLTRKPKITDPKNPKILKQQISGRLEAKDLTIRYQDSSRNVLDKLSFVINPGELVAVVGPIGCGKTTLARAIGRMVQVSKGELFLDQNDVTDLRLNDLRKNVAFVPQEGYLFTSSLAENLRYGDPEASNEEVEASANQAHFMDDVRGFPDGFKTLVGERGITLSGGQRQRAALGRALLVRSPVIVLDDALASVDNKTAAAILSSIREQKDRTILMISHQLSAAAACDRILVLEEGRLVQQGTHSALINQEGTYKRLWEREKAVEQLDAVS, encoded by the coding sequence ATGACATCATTACGTTTAGATCTAATCGGTAGATATCTAAGGCCCCATCGCAAGCAATTGCTTCTAGGGGCTTTAGCCCTTGTATTAGTAAATATATTAAGTGTTGCCATCCCAATGGAAGTTAGAACCATTGTTGATGAATTAAAAGAAGGTTTCTCTTTCAATGATGTTCTAAAACAAGCAATTTGGATTGTTGGGCTGGCAAGCTCAATGGGAATTGTTCGGCTTATTTCAAGGCAATTAGTGTTTGGGGTAGGTAGACAAGTGGAAGTAGAGCTTCGTCAGCGTTTGTTCGACCATATGCTTACTCAAGAACCTGGTTGGGTACAAGAAGTAGGCAGTGGAGAAGTAATAAGTAGAGCTACAAGTGATGTCGAGAATATTAGAAGATTACTTGGCTTCACAATTCTAAGTCTAACTAATACTTTACTTGCTTATTGCTTCACTATTCCAGCGATGATTGCAATAGACCCATGGTTGACATTAGCGGCAATAGCTCTTTACCCAGTAATGCTAGGAACAGTAAGTCTCTTTGGAGGACGAATGGTTAAGCAAAGGAAAAGACAACAAGAATCTCTAGCCAATTTAAGTGAATTAATCCAAGAAGACCTCTCAGGAATAAGTGCGATAAAAATATATGGCCAAGAGAGTTCTGAAAGAAAAGCTTTCAATCAATTAAATAATAATTACAGAGACTCAGCAATTGGACTAGCAAGAACAGCAAGCACACTCTTTCCTCTCCTTCAAGGAATATCTTCTATATCACTTTTATTATTAATTGCTCTTGGGAGTGGTCAATTAGAAAAAGGTATTCTAAGTGTTGGTGGTCTAGTAGCACTGATACTTTATGTAGAAAGGTTGGTATTCCCAACTGCCATTCTTGGATTCACTTTAAACACTTTTCAAGTAGGTCAAGTCAGTCTTGAAAGGGTGGAAGAACTATTAACAAGAAAGCCCAAAATCACAGACCCTAAAAATCCCAAAATCCTAAAGCAACAAATATCAGGAAGGTTAGAAGCAAAAGATCTAACGATTAGATATCAAGACAGCAGCCGAAATGTATTAGACAAGTTGAGTTTCGTAATTAATCCTGGAGAATTGGTTGCAGTAGTTGGTCCAATTGGCTGCGGAAAAACTACATTAGCTAGAGCAATAGGGCGCATGGTACAAGTCTCTAAAGGGGAACTTTTCTTAGATCAAAATGACGTTACAGACCTCCGGTTAAATGATTTAAGAAAGAATGTAGCCTTCGTCCCGCAAGAAGGATATTTATTTACAAGTAGTCTTGCCGAAAACCTTCGCTATGGAGATCCAGAAGCTTCAAATGAAGAGGTAGAAGCTTCTGCCAATCAAGCTCATTTTATGGACGATGTACGTGGATTTCCTGATGGCTTTAAAACTCTAGTAGGAGAACGTGGAATAACTCTAAGTGGAGGTCAGCGTCAAAGAGCTGCATTAGGAAGAGCCTTGCTAGTTAGATCTCCAGTCATAGTTCTTGATGACGCATTAGCAAGTGTTGATAACAAGACTGCCGCGGCAATACTTTCATCTATAAGAGAACAAAAAGACAGAACCATTCTCATGATCAGCCATCAACTCTCAGCTGCAGCTGCATGTGATCGAATATTGGTTCTAGAGGAAGGACGCCTAGTTCAACAGGGAACACATTCTGCATTGATCAATCAAGAAGGAACATACAAACGGCTTTGGGAAAGAGAAAAGGCTGTAGAACAACTAGATGCGGTCTCTTGA
- a CDS encoding photosystem II protein Y — protein sequence MIDFRLLIVLAPIVASVAWTAFWLFRWGVFNLDNVPALLKGD from the coding sequence GTGATTGATTTCCGACTATTAATAGTTCTAGCCCCGATAGTTGCTTCAGTAGCCTGGACTGCTTTTTGGCTGTTTAGGTGGGGTGTTTTTAACCTGGATAACGTTCCAGCACTCCTAAAAGGTGATTGA
- the trpD gene encoding anthranilate phosphoribosyltransferase, whose translation MSLHQTSWPELLEMLIQGKDLSDDQATSLISAWLQEELTPVQTGAFLAALRVKGPTGEELAAMAKVLRKACSLPCSIPEISMVDTCGTGGDGAETFNISTAVAFTAAACGAKVAKHGNRSASGKVGSADVLEELGICLSAPLELVVQAITKSNVTFLFAPAWHSSLVKLAPLRKSLGVRTIFNLLGPLVNPLLPQSQVLGVAKSNLLDPMVDALQKLGLKRAVVVHGAGGLDEASLAGPNDLRFLVDGKVTSAMIDPSDMGLTSSPVEALKGGDVSFNKQILVSVLKGEGTIPQRDVVALNTSLVLWAAGVEEDLDCALSKSLNCLKEGLPFQSLESLKRTLDSSH comes from the coding sequence ATGTCTTTGCACCAAACCTCCTGGCCTGAACTTCTCGAGATGCTTATTCAAGGGAAAGACCTTTCTGATGATCAAGCCACCTCGCTTATTAGTGCATGGCTTCAAGAAGAATTGACACCAGTTCAGACTGGAGCTTTTTTGGCTGCCCTTCGCGTTAAAGGTCCAACAGGTGAAGAATTAGCTGCAATGGCAAAAGTCTTGAGAAAGGCCTGTTCTTTGCCTTGTTCAATTCCAGAAATTTCTATGGTTGATACTTGTGGAACAGGAGGTGATGGTGCTGAGACTTTTAATATTTCAACTGCAGTAGCTTTTACTGCTGCAGCTTGCGGAGCAAAAGTTGCGAAGCATGGGAATCGAAGTGCAAGCGGGAAGGTTGGTTCTGCTGATGTTCTTGAGGAATTAGGTATTTGTCTTTCCGCTCCTCTTGAATTAGTTGTTCAGGCCATTACCAAATCAAATGTCACCTTTTTGTTTGCTCCTGCTTGGCATTCTTCACTAGTTAAATTAGCCCCTTTGAGAAAAAGTTTAGGTGTGAGAACCATTTTCAATCTTTTGGGCCCTTTGGTGAATCCTTTACTGCCTCAGTCACAGGTTCTCGGAGTTGCAAAGAGTAATTTGCTAGATCCAATGGTTGATGCATTACAAAAATTGGGCTTAAAAAGAGCTGTTGTTGTTCATGGGGCTGGGGGCTTAGATGAAGCGTCGCTTGCTGGTCCGAACGATCTTCGTTTTCTTGTAGATGGCAAGGTGACCTCTGCAATGATTGACCCCTCTGACATGGGGCTGACCTCTTCTCCTGTTGAGGCTCTAAAAGGTGGAGATGTTTCCTTTAATAAGCAGATCCTTGTTTCTGTTTTAAAAGGAGAAGGAACAATTCCTCAGCGAGATGTAGTGGCTTTGAACACCTCTTTGGTTTTGTGGGCTGCTGGTGTGGAAGAAGATTTAGATTGTGCATTATCTAAATCTTTAAATTGTTTAAAAGAGGGTTTACCCTTTCAGAGTCTTGAGTCTTTAAAAAGAACTCTTGATTCATCTCATTAA
- the msrA gene encoding peptide-methionine (S)-S-oxide reductase MsrA, with protein sequence MFKSWLQPNKTKLDLSNSKGVLHEILGTPITAPINADEQEILFACGCFWGAEKGFWKLPGVVTTAVGYAGGHATNPTYNQVCGGRTGHTEVVRVVWRQSLIDISDLLKMFWECHDPTQGNRQGNDSGTQYRSAIYISNPDHKRLIDSSLKTYQKNLNSRGFGTITTEVKSNQKFFYAEDYHQQYLAKPGSRPYCSAMPTNVLLEDFEGANFILKKEVWSHFDWNISHCVLRSNNSPITQ encoded by the coding sequence ATGTTCAAATCCTGGCTACAACCCAATAAAACAAAATTGGATTTATCAAACTCCAAAGGAGTACTCCATGAAATCTTAGGTACTCCTATAACTGCTCCAATCAATGCTGATGAGCAAGAGATCCTTTTTGCTTGTGGTTGTTTTTGGGGAGCAGAAAAAGGCTTTTGGAAATTGCCTGGAGTAGTTACTACTGCAGTTGGATATGCAGGTGGCCATGCTACTAACCCAACTTATAACCAGGTCTGCGGAGGCAGAACTGGCCATACAGAAGTGGTAAGAGTGGTTTGGAGACAATCACTAATTGATATAAGTGATTTGCTAAAAATGTTCTGGGAATGCCATGACCCAACACAGGGCAATCGTCAAGGAAATGATTCTGGGACTCAATATCGCTCCGCAATCTATATAAGCAATCCCGATCATAAAAGATTGATAGACTCAAGCCTAAAGACTTATCAAAAGAATTTAAATAGCAGAGGATTTGGCACTATTACTACAGAAGTAAAATCAAATCAAAAATTCTTTTATGCCGAGGATTACCATCAACAATATTTAGCAAAGCCAGGAAGCAGACCTTATTGTTCCGCGATGCCGACAAATGTTTTATTAGAAGACTTCGAAGGGGCAAATTTTATTCTAAAAAAAGAAGTTTGGTCACACTTTGATTGGAACATAAGCCATTGTGTTCTCAGAAGCAACAATTCTCCTATCACACAATGA
- a CDS encoding glycosyltransferase family 1 protein: MALTLFNGSYIGKKNTGIGVFSRDLALALSPEIVLLLDPLKSGRKGSIDIPSDLSPAYGLKGHLKRLYWVQKYVPSLMHKLGADLFFSPLPEAPLFSSVRSIVLAHDLLPLRYPQPNFLFAYYLLYVTTVLHQAEMILCNSEATAREINRFLKIPASKLVTIKPGFKSQNLYPMNLSREDFFLILGRHNPHKNLARVLKAFSLLKRKNYKLMFVGPSDRRYTPRLKRIAREYQISDRCIWRDWVSDEERLLLLNKCRGLVIASLWEGFGLPALEAMACGTPVMASNRGALPEVVGATSILIDPFNYESITSGMLELSDSKTLQNISRIEGPKRALTFNWKNTAEQVERLLLDM, encoded by the coding sequence GTGGCTCTTACCTTGTTCAATGGAAGTTATATAGGAAAAAAGAATACCGGAATAGGAGTTTTCTCAAGGGATCTGGCCCTTGCACTTTCCCCAGAGATTGTTCTTTTACTTGATCCATTAAAAAGTGGAAGAAAAGGAAGTATTGACATTCCCTCAGACCTTTCTCCTGCATATGGATTAAAAGGACATTTGAAGAGACTTTATTGGGTCCAAAAATATGTTCCAAGTTTAATGCATAAATTAGGAGCTGATTTGTTTTTCTCTCCTTTACCAGAAGCACCTTTATTTAGTTCTGTAAGATCAATAGTTCTAGCCCATGACCTACTCCCACTTCGTTATCCTCAGCCTAATTTTCTTTTTGCATATTATTTACTTTATGTGACTACAGTACTTCATCAGGCCGAAATGATACTTTGCAATTCAGAAGCAACAGCACGAGAGATAAATAGATTTCTCAAGATTCCAGCTTCTAAGCTTGTTACAATAAAACCAGGCTTTAAAAGCCAGAATTTATATCCAATGAATCTTTCTAGAGAAGACTTTTTTCTGATACTAGGAAGGCATAACCCACATAAAAACCTAGCAAGAGTTCTCAAAGCCTTTTCACTTCTAAAAAGAAAAAATTATAAGTTAATGTTTGTTGGTCCATCAGATAGGAGATATACACCTAGGCTAAAAAGAATAGCTAGAGAGTATCAGATATCAGATAGATGTATTTGGAGAGATTGGGTAAGTGATGAAGAAAGATTGTTACTCCTAAATAAGTGCAGGGGACTAGTTATAGCAAGCCTATGGGAAGGATTTGGTTTGCCAGCTCTAGAGGCCATGGCTTGTGGTACACCAGTCATGGCCTCTAATAGAGGCGCACTTCCAGAAGTCGTTGGCGCTACTTCCATCTTGATTGACCCTTTTAACTATGAGTCAATTACAAGTGGAATGCTAGAGCTATCTGATAGTAAGACTTTGCAAAACATTTCCAGGATAGAAGGTCCTAAGCGGGCTTTAACTTTTAATTGGAAAAACACAGCAGAACAAGTAGAAAGATTGCTTTTGGATATGTAG
- a CDS encoding hydantoinase B/oxoprolinase family protein has protein sequence MKWKFWIDRGGTFTDLVGINPFGKQIVRKVLSVQPNHFGDPAVRAIKEVLRLREDDPIPKGLIQEVRLGTTVATNTLLEDVGSPVILFCNRGLGDLLRIGDQRRPDLFALNIERSKFLANAVLEVEGRIDTNGKELQPLLISKELEEEVRTKHLQGNKTCAIVLLNSYANPDHELKLKKWLIQIGFQNVICSHKISPLPRVVARGQTTLVEAKISPVFLAYLRQIRNDLGISTRIRIMGSSGTLFPPDVLLAKDTILSGPAGGMVGAVAAAKESGLNKQPLIGFDMGGTSTDVFYVPAGQGNHWKRLPETEIAGQQLMAQRLPIHTVAAGGGSIIYEQGGLLKVGPRSANAIPGPACYRRGGPLTITDANLLLGRLQSTTFPALFGPSGNQTIDKSIVQKLFSEIAETFNSTPEKIAEGALIIALERMADAIKQVSVFCGHDIRKGVLVAFGGAGGQHACRLAQLLGLEKVLFHPLAGVLSAYGIGIAPQSQFRTTNLREPLNKATVEKLKKLCDSEKKKATELLEDCEEDQIETDSITSIQLARVEIRYQSCEQGLVVNLEDKDNTISLIEKFESAHHERFSYIPPRNEPLILERLEIEVITPTPQENRRVVHNVAPLQNPRNTVQVYFSHLGWVNVPLYQRESLPLGQLLEGPALIVDSTSSIVLEAGWTASIEGHGSLLLHVNKAKKKIFKRLNNSNIYKPDPVTLELFHHRFSSIAKKMGQRLKQTSRSINIRERMDFSCAVFDQDGALVANAPHIPVHLGSMGESIVDLLRQISNGTREPLRALETVLSNDPFHGGTHLPDITAITPVFAGAKTPRYFVASRGHHADVGGLTPGSMPPFSKSIVDEGLLIRNETFAVNGEHNRVFWEKRLGQGKIPPRNPEELIADLQAQVAANHLGVIEIEKLVSNFGHKEVSAYMSHLQSNAMKAVQNLIKNLTNSSYSVELDNGARLSVEITIDQTNSKATLDFSNTSFQGEGNFQAPLAVTKSVVLYVFRCLIEEDLPLNAGCFTPLELIVPKGCLLNPSAPSAVVAGNVETSQALCNLLFGALGVLSASQGTMNNLTFGNKHQQYYETLGGGSGAGNGFNGTDGIQTHMTNSRLTDPEILERRFPVQLEMFAIRKESGGKGQWNGGNGLLRKFRFLKPMTVSILSGSRRIAPFGLNGGMPGEVGLNQLEKINGEKTIIEGCACLQVSAGESIIIATPGGGGYGKPLNSHTLSTKPTKI, from the coding sequence ATGAAATGGAAATTTTGGATTGATCGTGGAGGTACATTCACTGATTTAGTCGGAATCAATCCATTTGGGAAACAGATAGTAAGAAAAGTGCTCTCTGTACAACCAAATCACTTTGGTGATCCAGCAGTTAGAGCTATTAAAGAAGTCCTGCGGCTCCGGGAAGACGACCCCATACCCAAAGGCTTAATACAGGAGGTTCGTCTAGGTACAACCGTAGCTACAAATACTTTATTAGAAGATGTTGGAAGTCCTGTAATTCTTTTCTGTAATCGAGGTTTAGGCGACCTTTTACGTATTGGAGATCAGCGACGTCCAGATTTATTTGCATTAAATATTGAACGATCAAAATTTCTTGCAAATGCAGTTTTAGAAGTTGAAGGTCGGATTGATACAAATGGCAAAGAGCTTCAACCATTATTAATAAGTAAAGAGCTAGAGGAAGAAGTCAGAACAAAACATCTACAAGGGAACAAGACTTGCGCAATAGTCCTGCTGAATTCATATGCCAACCCAGATCATGAATTAAAATTAAAGAAATGGCTAATACAAATAGGCTTTCAAAATGTTATCTGCTCTCATAAAATCTCTCCTCTCCCTCGTGTAGTAGCGAGAGGGCAAACCACCTTAGTTGAAGCAAAGATCTCTCCTGTATTTCTGGCCTATCTAAGACAAATTAGAAATGACTTAGGGATTTCTACGCGCATACGCATTATGGGCTCTAGTGGAACCCTATTCCCACCAGATGTGTTACTTGCTAAAGATACAATTCTTTCTGGCCCAGCTGGAGGGATGGTTGGGGCTGTAGCGGCTGCCAAAGAATCAGGGCTAAACAAACAACCTCTCATTGGATTTGATATGGGAGGCACCTCAACTGATGTGTTCTATGTTCCTGCTGGACAAGGAAATCACTGGAAGCGTCTTCCTGAAACAGAAATAGCCGGTCAACAATTAATGGCGCAAAGGTTGCCGATTCATACTGTTGCAGCCGGAGGTGGATCAATTATTTATGAACAAGGAGGCCTCTTAAAAGTAGGCCCTCGCTCCGCTAACGCAATTCCTGGACCTGCTTGTTACAGACGAGGAGGACCACTGACAATTACAGATGCAAATCTTTTACTAGGACGCCTTCAATCCACAACATTTCCAGCACTATTTGGCCCTTCAGGAAATCAAACTATTGATAAATCGATAGTACAAAAACTCTTTTCTGAAATTGCTGAGACATTCAATAGCACGCCTGAAAAGATAGCTGAAGGTGCCTTAATAATTGCCTTAGAACGAATGGCAGATGCAATAAAGCAGGTTTCTGTGTTTTGTGGTCACGACATCCGCAAAGGTGTCCTTGTGGCATTCGGTGGAGCAGGAGGACAACATGCTTGTCGATTAGCTCAACTCCTAGGACTCGAGAAAGTTTTATTTCACCCTCTAGCTGGTGTACTTTCGGCATATGGAATCGGGATTGCCCCTCAATCTCAATTCCGAACAACAAACCTACGTGAACCACTTAATAAGGCAACTGTAGAAAAGCTTAAAAAATTATGCGATTCAGAGAAAAAAAAGGCAACAGAGTTACTCGAAGACTGTGAAGAGGATCAGATAGAAACAGATAGCATTACCTCAATACAATTAGCTCGTGTTGAAATTAGGTATCAATCCTGCGAACAGGGATTAGTAGTCAACTTGGAAGATAAAGATAATACTATTAGCTTGATTGAAAAATTTGAATCAGCACATCACGAACGATTTAGCTACATCCCCCCACGGAATGAACCTTTAATCTTAGAGAGATTAGAAATTGAGGTCATAACACCTACTCCTCAGGAAAATAGGCGAGTTGTACATAACGTCGCGCCCCTACAGAATCCAAGAAATACAGTACAAGTATATTTTTCACATTTAGGGTGGGTCAATGTCCCCTTATATCAACGTGAAAGTCTTCCATTGGGTCAATTGCTAGAGGGGCCGGCTCTAATAGTCGACTCCACTAGTTCAATAGTGTTAGAAGCTGGGTGGACTGCAAGTATTGAAGGTCATGGAAGCCTTTTATTGCACGTCAATAAAGCCAAAAAGAAAATATTTAAGCGTTTAAACAACTCTAATATCTACAAACCTGATCCGGTAACACTGGAATTATTCCACCATCGATTTAGTTCTATAGCAAAAAAAATGGGTCAACGACTAAAGCAAACCAGTCGATCCATCAACATTCGTGAGCGAATGGATTTCTCATGTGCCGTTTTTGATCAGGATGGAGCCCTAGTTGCCAATGCGCCGCACATACCTGTTCATTTGGGCTCTATGGGCGAATCAATTGTAGATCTACTAAGACAAATATCCAATGGCACAAGAGAGCCTCTTCGTGCATTAGAAACAGTCCTTTCTAATGATCCCTTTCATGGAGGGACGCATCTACCGGATATAACAGCAATTACTCCTGTCTTTGCAGGTGCTAAAACACCACGGTATTTCGTAGCTAGTCGTGGTCACCATGCTGACGTAGGTGGGTTAACACCAGGTTCAATGCCTCCCTTTAGTAAATCAATCGTTGATGAAGGTCTTCTTATTCGTAATGAGACGTTTGCAGTAAATGGAGAGCATAATCGCGTCTTCTGGGAAAAGCGACTTGGCCAAGGGAAAATACCTCCACGAAACCCTGAGGAGTTGATTGCTGATCTTCAAGCTCAAGTAGCGGCTAATCATTTAGGAGTTATTGAAATAGAAAAACTCGTTAGTAATTTTGGGCACAAAGAAGTAAGTGCTTACATGTCACATCTTCAAAGCAATGCAATGAAGGCCGTACAAAATCTAATAAAAAACCTCACAAATAGTTCTTATTCTGTTGAGCTAGATAATGGAGCCAGACTTTCTGTAGAAATTACGATTGACCAAACAAACAGCAAAGCAACATTAGATTTTAGTAACACCTCATTTCAAGGGGAAGGGAATTTTCAAGCCCCTCTAGCAGTAACAAAGTCTGTAGTTCTATATGTCTTTAGGTGTTTGATAGAAGAAGATTTACCACTCAATGCAGGATGTTTTACACCACTTGAACTAATTGTTCCAAAAGGTTGTCTTTTAAACCCATCAGCTCCATCTGCTGTTGTCGCAGGAAATGTCGAAACTTCTCAAGCATTATGCAACTTACTCTTTGGTGCTTTAGGCGTTCTTTCAGCAAGTCAAGGCACCATGAATAACCTTACTTTTGGGAATAAGCACCAACAATATTATGAAACTCTAGGTGGAGGTAGTGGAGCAGGAAACGGATTTAATGGAACCGATGGGATTCAAACTCATATGACTAACTCTCGCTTAACAGATCCAGAAATCCTTGAACGGCGTTTTCCAGTTCAACTCGAAATGTTTGCAATAAGGAAAGAAAGTGGTGGCAAAGGTCAATGGAATGGCGGAAACGGTTTGTTAAGGAAGTTTCGTTTCTTAAAACCTATGACTGTATCAATACTTTCTGGGTCTAGACGGATAGCCCCTTTCGGTTTGAACGGCGGAATGCCAGGTGAAGTTGGATTAAACCAACTTGAAAAAATCAATGGTGAGAAAACTATTATCGAAGGGTGTGCCTGCCTTCAAGTTTCAGCAGGCGAATCAATTATTATTGCGACTCCAGGCGGAGGAGGGTATGGAAAGCCATTGAATAGCCATACCTTATCTACCAAGCCAACCAAAATTTAA